GGTCGCTCCGCTACCGCGCCGACCGCGCGGCCGATGCCGGCGCCGGTGCGCCGCCGATCGCCACCGGCGTGCCGTCGGCGAGGCCCTCGATGGGACCGATCACGACCGTGTCGCCCGCGGCCACGCCATGGGTGATCTCGACGAGGCCGACGTCGTCGTCGCTCACGCCCACACCCACCGGACGGCGGGCGATCCGCCCGCCGCTCACCACGTACACGCAGGGGACGCGGTCCTCCCCCTCGTACCGCACCGCGGGGCGCGGCACCGCGACCGCGTTGGCGACCTCGCGGGTCAGCACGCGCCCGGAGACGAACAGGCCGCCCACCAGCGTCTCGCGGGGGTTCGGCACGTCGACGTAGATCTGGATCTGCCGCGTCGCGGGGTCGGCGGTCGGGTTGATCCGGCTGATCCGGCCGGCCACGCGCGTCGAGTCCATCTGCGCGACCGTCAGGCTCACCGGCCGGCCGATCACGAGTCCGCCCAGCCACTCGGTCGGCACCGACGCCGAGAGCTGCAACACCCGCGTGTCCACCAGCTCCACCACCGGCTTGCCGTTGTCGATGCGGTCGCCGGCCTGCGCGTACTTCCGGCTGATCACCCCCGCCACCGGGGCCGTCAGCACGGCGCTCCGCAGCCGGTCTTCGGCGTTGGCCGCCTGCGAGACGGCGAGCGACAGCCGGGAGCGCGTCCCCTCCAGCGCCGCCAGCGCGTTGTCGCGGTCGCGCTGCGCGATCGCCCCCTCGGCGAACAGCGCCACG
This region of Gemmatimonadales bacterium genomic DNA includes:
- a CDS encoding efflux RND transporter periplasmic adaptor subunit, with translation MTAFRWATGVMGLATALVLGACGAKQAGDGASAAETKAPASRDLATLNAADVAVAQRATLRTGIPLSGALEPKVRVTVGAPMAEQLVEMYVNEGDRVKQGQPLAKFKDQVLQAAAAYANSDVATQRVNVRVAEAESARAVALFAEGAIAQRDRDNALAALEGTRSRLSLAVSQAANAEDRLRSAVLTAPVAGVISRKYAQAGDRIDNGKPVVELVDTRVLQLSASVPTEWLGGLVIGRPVSLTVAQMDSTRVAGRISRINPTADPATRQIQIYVDVPNPRETLVGGLFVSGRVLTREVANAVAVPRPAVRYEGEDRVPCVYVVSGGRIARRPVGVGVSDDDVGLVEITHGVAAGDTVVIGPIEGLADGTPVAIGGAPAPASAARSAR